CTCACCCGCCCGGTTCACCAGCCGCAGCGTGCCCGCCACGTCGAAGGCGAGCACCCCGACGTCGATCTCCTCCATCACCTGCTCGAGGAGCGCGCCCGCCTCCATCGCGCCCAGCCGCTGCTCGCGCAGCGTGTCGCCCAGCGCGTTCACCTCCAGCAGCACCTCGCCGAGCGCGTCACCGCCGCGGGCGCCTCGGCCGCGCACCGAGTAGTCCCCCTCGCGCAGCGCGGCCAGCAGGTTGGCCAGCGAGTGCAGCGGACGGACGATGCGCTCGCGCAACGCCAACCCACCGCCGGCATAGAACCCCAGGATGAGCGCGGAGAGGGTCCACTGGACCTTCGCGCTCAGCGCACCGGCCCACACCAGCACGAACGCCACGACCACCGCGGGCAGGCCCGCCAGGAGCGCCAGCCCCAGCACCTGCACGTCGTGCGGTGGCGGCGCTCGCTGTGGCTTCACCGAGCGCCCTTGATTCCGTAGTACTGGAGCCGGCGGTACAGCGCGCTGCGCGACAAGCCCAACCCCTTGGCCGCGTCACTCACGTTGCCCTCATGCCGCGCCAGGGCGCGCTCGATGAGGTAGCGCTCCACCTCCTCCAACGTCATCTCCTCCAGCCGCGACGTGCCGCCGTTGTTGCCCCCGCGCTTGAGCAGCAGGTCCTCGGCGAGCACCTCATCGCCCGTGGCCATCAGCAGCGAGCGCTCCACCGCGTGCTCCAGCTCGCGCACGTTGCCGGGCCACGGATAGGCCAGCAGGGCCTCTAGCGCGCTCGGGGCGAGCCGCATCTGGGGACGGCCGTACCGCTTGCCGTGCTCGCCCAGGAAGTGCGAGGCCAACAGCGGGATGTCCTCGCGCCGCTCGCGCAGCGGGGGCAACTGCACCTCCACCGTGTTGAGCCGGTAGAGCAGGTCCTCGCGGAAGCGGCCCTCGGCCACCGCCTTCGCCAGGTCCACGTTGGTGGCGCTCACCACGCGCACGTCCACCCGGCGCGTCTTGGAGGAGCCCACCGGGTGCAGCTCACCCGTCTGGAGCACGCGCAGGAGCTTCGCCTGCTGCGTGAGCGGCATGTTGCCAATCTCATCCAGGAACAGCGTGCCGCCGTCCGCCAGCTCGAAGCAGCCGATGCGGTCCGCCTTCGCGTCCGTGAACGCGCCCTTCACGTGGCCGAACAGCTCGCTCTCGAAGACGCCCTCGGACAGGCCGCCCGAGTTCACCGCCACGAACGCCCGGTCCTTGCGCGTGCTGGCCGCGTGCATCAGCCGCGCGACGACCTCCTTGCCCGTGCCGTGCTCGCCGGTGACGAGCACGTTCGCGCCCGAGGGCGCCACGCGCTCGATGAGGCGGCGCACCGGCTGCATCGAGCGGGACTCGCCCACCATGGAGGGCAGTCCGCCCTGGCCGCGGCGCAGGTGCTGGTTCTCCTCTTCCAAGCGGCGGCTGCGCTTGAGCGCCTGCCCCAGCTCCAGTTGGGTGCGCAGCGTGGCGAGCAGCCGCGTGTTGTCCCACGGCTTCTGCACGTAGTCGCGCGCGCCGGCGCGCATGGCCTCCACCGCGCCCTCCACGCTTCCCCACGCCGTCATCACCACGATGGGCAGCGACGCATCCATCCCACGCAGGCGCGAGAGCAGGTCCAGGCCCTCGCGACCGGACGTCGTGTCACGCGCGTAGTTGAGGTCCATCAACACCAGGTCGACGTCCTCGGCGTCCAGCGTGGCGAGGACGCCCGCGGGCGACTGCGCGGTGACGATGGAGTAGCCATCGCGCTTGAGCAGCAGTCGGAGCGCGTCCAGCACGTCCGCCTGATCATCCGCGAGCAGGATGCGAGCGGCCCGCGAGGCGGCCACGGGTTCCGGTGAGACAGCGGGGGCAGCAGAGGTGGACTCGAACACGGGGGTCACCAACGGATGGGGAGAGAATGTGCCAGAAAGCAGGGTGGCTCGGGGATCGCCGTTCCCTGGGTCGCCCAATCGCCCAGGGAGCAGGCGACTCAAGGGGCCGGAGTGGACTGCATCCAGCCATCCGCGAGCCGGACGATGCGGTGGCCATAGGCGGCGTTGGCGTCCGAGTGCGTCACCTGGACCACCGTGGTGCCCGCCCGGTTGAGCTCCTGGAAGACCTCCATGATCTGCTTCGCCTGCCCGGAGTGAAGGTTGCCGGTGGGCTCGTCCGCGAGGAGGACCTTGGGGTTGGAGATGAGCGCGCGGGCCACCCCCACGAGCTGCTGCTGACCGCCCGAGAGCTGCGAGGGGAACA
This portion of the Myxococcaceae bacterium JPH2 genome encodes:
- a CDS encoding sigma-54-dependent Fis family transcriptional regulator, whose translation is MVTPVFESTSAAPAVSPEPVAASRAARILLADDQADVLDALRLLLKRDGYSIVTAQSPAGVLATLDAEDVDLVLMDLNYARDTTSGREGLDLLSRLRGMDASLPIVVMTAWGSVEGAVEAMRAGARDYVQKPWDNTRLLATLRTQLELGQALKRSRRLEEENQHLRRGQGGLPSMVGESRSMQPVRRLIERVAPSGANVLVTGEHGTGKEVVARLMHAASTRKDRAFVAVNSGGLSEGVFESELFGHVKGAFTDAKADRIGCFELADGGTLFLDEIGNMPLTQQAKLLRVLQTGELHPVGSSKTRRVDVRVVSATNVDLAKAVAEGRFREDLLYRLNTVEVQLPPLRERREDIPLLASHFLGEHGKRYGRPQMRLAPSALEALLAYPWPGNVRELEHAVERSLLMATGDEVLAEDLLLKRGGNNGGTSRLEEMTLEEVERYLIERALARHEGNVSDAAKGLGLSRSALYRRLQYYGIKGAR